The Rhodamnia argentea isolate NSW1041297 chromosome 7, ASM2092103v1, whole genome shotgun sequence genome contains the following window.
TTATAGCGGTGGTGCTGTTCATACTACTCAGCCCAGGGCTCCTGTTCCAGATCCCGGGACGCCACCGGGTGGTCGAGTTCGGCAACATGCAGACCAGCGGCGCCTCCATCATCGTCCACGCAGTCTTCTTCTTCGCCCTTATCACCGTCTTCCTTGTTGTCATCGGCGTCCACATCTACACCGGCTAAGTGCTGCTAGCTATAGTGATCCGACGTTCTCTTCTCTTATTATTTGGACAGAAGGGTATTGGTATTTGGTTTGCGGTTCACGTTTCCCTTTCTCATTATCCTCCGTCACTGTCTGTACCATTAGTATATACGGGTTCCTTGTCTTATTGTCAGTGCTATTGGTTTTGTCATCTCTTGCCGACTACAACAGTGTCCTTTTTTcgcgatcgagagagagagagagagagcgagcgagctctCATCATTAACGAGTTTGTTGCTTTTAAGATATATGTTTATGCTGCTCACGGGAACTTAATTGTCTGCGCATCGCAAGCAGGCTCTGAAGAAGACGAGGAATCGAAAGGAATCGAATGACCTCTCTTGGGTTGGCCCTGGCCATGTGTACGCTGATCGACTTTGTTAGTGCAACGGGTACACTGCTAGTGCTCTGAAGGAGCCGGGGGTGTCAAGAAAGCACGCACATGTAACTGGTCATTCCAGAACTGTTGCAGACCTGGATGATTATATTACTCCACTCTTTCCTAAACAAAGCAAATCGACCCATCGTGCTAAACTTAAGCATCTTCATCTATTATTCAAAGACATACATGTCGAGATAATGATCCGGGTGGTTAGGTTCAAGCACATGCATTAGTACCTGATTATGGCATCTCCTACTGCCAAGTTGACAAACGAGGGCTTATTTTGCGCAGGGGAATGATGTCGCCCGCCCTGCCAGAAAAACGTAATATCACGCGAGTATGAAcgaatcaaatgaaatcatctAGGGTTTGCTTCGAGTCCCGATGGGAAGATGTCAAGTTCTCGAATGTGACGTTAGATCAATTAGAGAGGAAAGTAGAGTAATGGGCCTGCTGCTTGCTTGCTAAATGCTAACAATGGTAGGACTGACAGTAGAGAATACAAAAAAGCTCAGGTCTGTCGATGGAGAAGTGTGTTGACATCGATTGGATTGACCGACCTGACAAAAGACGAGGAGAGAGGCCCAACGCCAACAGGACACAAAGTCGCGTTCACCCTTTCTCCATACCTCGTTACGCGGCTGTTGTTTCCGTGTCCTCTGGGGGTGAAATCGTGGGGAACAAAAGCAAGACGATAATGACAAAGGCAATGTCCTTCTTTATCACGTAACAGGGATAGGCCAATCGACGGAAAGATAAAAGTGTGTATAGAACGAACAATTTTCTCCCTGACAAGAGCTTTGGCCCCACAGCCACAAGGACGACATGTCGATACCCGTGCTTTGATTCCGCAGAAAGTGGCGTTGCTTTCCCACGAGCCACCTGAATTTTCCTGGGCGAAGAGATCCAACGTGTCGATCGCTCCTTGCCTACATGTCAACTCCCACAAAGAAAGAGGGGAAGTCGGTACAGGAGAATGTATATGGAAAGCATCGTTTCATGATGTCGGCTCTAGCATGACGGACGAAAGAGGATGATTTAATCAATCTGGGCAAATGACGTCTCCACAAGGGATTGATCGTGCTCGGTTTAGAGAGATGAAAATGAAACCAACTTGCTTGCCATTGTCCGGAAAAGATTGTACATGCTCGAGTGGCTATAAGTGTCCGATACGTGTTCTAAGTGCGGACCGGATATATATCAACAATACCATGAAGTTTTTTATCGAGGATTTGTTCTTGTGTTCGCAACCTATAAGAAATACATAATTTGTTCTCAACTTAGTTGTGTGATCAAAAGATGGTTTTAGAAGAACATATCTTGACATTTCGGATAATAAATGAgaattttacccaaaaatatATTGGAGTGTGGTCCATACTTCACATCGACAGGAAGGTACGGAGATCGCACTCCACGATAAGTGGACGATAGTTCAAGAGGCGGCCTCCACAGAGTTTTTATAGTTTGGGTTTAATTGTATTGGTGATTTGTGTTTGCGCTCATGAATAGCTCTTGAGTGACCTAAGACTTTCTCGATCCTTAGGGTTTTCTTATGCTGTCTATATATAAATActttctcttgtaattaaaAGTAGTAATTGAAATGTAAGAGTAGAATCCTCTGATATAACCTTAGTTGAAGGATGAATGAGAATAAATCTTgtatctcgatttttctttttcgcattttctttttttcttgtatttcgatttctctttcttgcattTACTTTTTATTCATTGTGTTTGTCCACATAATTGTAACAGAATGCTGCTTTGTAAACTCTCTCACTACATGTGGCACTACATAAGTGATATAAAACATTCAGAATACTTAAGGATCCAGTACCTGTCCCGAACACATCCGAGGCATACTTAATCCTTCGTCTTTGGCATTTTGAACTCGAAGCGAGAACATCATCGCTCCCTTGTTTACTCTAGCATTGTTAGGAACACCGCCAAGTCCTCGGACCTTTGGCGGATGGTTGGCTTACATCACAGTCGTATCAGGTCATGCAGAAGGGAGTTCGATGTCCGAGGCAAGAGCCCCATTAACAAAGTGGCGGGTCAGCATGTGTGCTCAAAAAGCGGGATTAAACCTAGTGGGGAGACTCATTTCACCCTTCTATTCAACTCGAACATGATGGTTTTCAAGAACCTTTTGATTTTTGCTCCCAGAGTGAGGGTCACCTCAACCCACACGCGCCGGCCTTTCATGGGTTTTCCTAGAATCTCCCTCCTGGAGCAAAGCTTGACGTGTCGACTTGGGAGAAGAGGCAACATTTAAGGAATTTAAAATATGGTCGCATCAAACATGTTTAACTCCACAATCTCTTCTCGCAACAACATAAAATCTTTCGGTTGTTACTCGAAGAGTAATTCGTTTGTCATGTCTtgataattacataatcaccATTATTTGAAAGATGATACCAATACCATTACGAGAACACTTGAACATCACCTGACTCGAAGTGTAATAACAACCTTCAAAGAGCAGATCTGAGGTTCTAAGGGTAGGGAAGACAAAATTGGTGTGTGAACCAAAGTTGAAGAGAATATTGGTTGCTTGGGACGATGTCGTGGGGTATTATTGTCCAAATCAAATCTAATGAAAAAGAGACGAACTAAAGATATTGTTGGCGTCGTGACCTGCGTCATAAGCGTCATTTGCGCCATCAAACGGACCAATCTCCTATTgctttcatgcatattcatatgtGCAGTATAAATTTAAGCTCATTCTTACCATATTCACCTGCTCGCATAGCCACACTCTCTTTTCTCCCAATTAGTTTCCATCCCACAATACCATATCCAAAGCAAGAAAGATATCGAGTCTCATCTGATCGAAAACCAAGTTCCCAGTCCAAAAAAATGGGGAGAGGGAAAGTAGTACTGAAGAGAATAGAGAAGGCATCGAGCAGGCAAGTGACATTCTCCAAGAGGCGGAACGGGCTTCTCAAGAAGGCTTTCGAGCTCTCCATCCTCTGCGACGCCGAGATTGCGCTCCtcgtcttttcttcttctggaaAATGTTACCAGTTCGCCAGCCACGAGTAATCACACT
Protein-coding sequences here:
- the LOC115749554 gene encoding uncharacterized protein LOC115749554, yielding MGDWGPVIIAVVLFILLSPGLLFQIPGRHRVVEFGNMQTSGASIIVHAVFFFALITVFLVVIGVHIYTG